One Brassica oleracea var. oleracea cultivar TO1000 chromosome C7, BOL, whole genome shotgun sequence genomic window carries:
- the LOC106303573 gene encoding uncharacterized protein LOC106303573 isoform X1, with product MVLRGEMTTAPRRRTERPKSLHNFTLPDLKWGSQRHLKCSRIDYLGSGSGDHRLRRRSPPFKLPASSVSIPSEHRRSINNQRRLPPLEDEEEEGIEEFRVKIMSDLKTVRDNITQSMFREHALEDEEEEGKTDESGHEKVSPAKPWNLRKRRAACKEPVSEKIVNPSPPRVKERVGVVEAETAAKEITMRRPKFSVKLTKKEIEEDFMAALGHRPPRRPKKRPRTVQKKLDSLHPGFYLSEVTLDAYKVPEETKNIHR from the exons ATGGTATTACGCGGTGAGATGACGACGGCGCCGAGGAGGAGAACAGAGCGACCGAAGAGTCTCCATAATTTCACGCTCCCGGACTTGAAGTGGGGGAGTCAGCGTCATCTCAAGTGCTCCAGGATCGATTATTTGGGCAGCGGTTCCGGCGATCACCGACTCCGACGCCGATCTCCGCCTTTCAAACTCCCTGCTTCCTCCGTTTCGATCCCGTCTGAACACCGGAGGAGCATCAACAACCAGCGCCGCCTCCCACCGTTGGAAGACGAAGAAGAAGAAGGGATCGAGGAGTTCAGGGTGAAGATCATGTCGGATCTGAAGACGGTGAGGGATAATATCACGCAATCGATGTTTAGGGAACACGCTCTCGAGGACGAAGAAGAAGAGGGCAAGACCGACGAGTCCGGCCATGAGAAGGTTTCTCCGGCGAAGCCATGGAATCTGAGGAAAAGGAGAGCCGCGTGCAAGGAACCTGTTTCGGAGAAGATAGTGAATCCGTCGCCGCCGAGGGTGAAGGAGAGAGTCGGAGTGGTGGAAGCCGAGACGGCGGCGAAGGAGATTACGATGCGGCGGCCCAAGTTCTCCGTGAAGCTTACGAAGAAGGAGATCGAGGAGGATTTCATGGCGGCTCTTGGTCACCGACCACCGCGCCGGCCAAAGAAGCGGCCAAGAACCGTTCAGAAAAAACTCGAC AGCTTGCATCCTGGGTTTTATCTTAGTGAAGTGACGCTTGATGCGTATAAGGTCCCAGAAGAAACCAAG AATATACACCGATGA
- the LOC106303573 gene encoding uncharacterized protein LOC106303573 isoform X2, whose product MVLRGEMTTAPRRRTERPKSLHNFTLPDLKWGSQRHLKCSRIDYLGSGSGDHRLRRRSPPFKLPASSVSIPSEHRRSINNQRRLPPLEDEEEEGIEEFRVKIMSDLKTVRDNITQSMFREHALEDEEEEGKTDESGHEKVSPAKPWNLRKRRAACKEPVSEKIVNPSPPRVKERVGVVEAETAAKEITMRRPKFSVKLTKKEIEEDFMAALGHRPPRRPKKRPRTVQKKLDSLHPGFYLSEVTLDAYKVPEETKLP is encoded by the exons ATGGTATTACGCGGTGAGATGACGACGGCGCCGAGGAGGAGAACAGAGCGACCGAAGAGTCTCCATAATTTCACGCTCCCGGACTTGAAGTGGGGGAGTCAGCGTCATCTCAAGTGCTCCAGGATCGATTATTTGGGCAGCGGTTCCGGCGATCACCGACTCCGACGCCGATCTCCGCCTTTCAAACTCCCTGCTTCCTCCGTTTCGATCCCGTCTGAACACCGGAGGAGCATCAACAACCAGCGCCGCCTCCCACCGTTGGAAGACGAAGAAGAAGAAGGGATCGAGGAGTTCAGGGTGAAGATCATGTCGGATCTGAAGACGGTGAGGGATAATATCACGCAATCGATGTTTAGGGAACACGCTCTCGAGGACGAAGAAGAAGAGGGCAAGACCGACGAGTCCGGCCATGAGAAGGTTTCTCCGGCGAAGCCATGGAATCTGAGGAAAAGGAGAGCCGCGTGCAAGGAACCTGTTTCGGAGAAGATAGTGAATCCGTCGCCGCCGAGGGTGAAGGAGAGAGTCGGAGTGGTGGAAGCCGAGACGGCGGCGAAGGAGATTACGATGCGGCGGCCCAAGTTCTCCGTGAAGCTTACGAAGAAGGAGATCGAGGAGGATTTCATGGCGGCTCTTGGTCACCGACCACCGCGCCGGCCAAAGAAGCGGCCAAGAACCGTTCAGAAAAAACTCGAC AGCTTGCATCCTGGGTTTTATCTTAGTGAAGTGACGCTTGATGCGTATAAGGTCCCAGAAGAAACCAAG TTGCCGTGA
- the LOC106304448 gene encoding CLAVATA3/ESR (CLE)-related protein 43-like encodes MGCRDILLTFSVALLLISLFQIWLFREGQVRELSEDNQVGKDVNTLASKNKKDNVQRIFHRYFKGLNNSNSRFENSYRQIPSSPDRLHN; translated from the coding sequence ATGGGTTGCCGAGATATTCTGCTGACTTTCTCCGTCGCCCTCTTACTCATCTCTCTGTTCCAGATCTGGCTTTTCCGGGAAGGACAAGTCCGGGAACTGTCAGAAGACAACCAGGTTGGAAAAGACGTAAACACCCTCGCCTCCAAGAACAAGAAGGATAATGTTCAACGTATCTTCCATAGGTACTTCAAGGGTCTAAACAATAGCAACAGTCGCTTTGAAAATTCATACAGACAGATCCCTAGCTCCCCAGATCGCCTCCACAACTAG
- the LOC106301252 gene encoding probable serine/threonine-protein kinase At1g18390 yields the protein MKTICVLAFFFFLLFLMAEAQSRNRTRCRTFSCGSLDFKFPFFSTDMESRCGLFKLNCSDHQISEIQLEEKGEWYKVISVSQANTITITDPRLNQSLETGSCTDLSSFSLPDSPWLELTDLYKCNDSRKNGFTYANCQGGGSSLYYSKLEEHSGCSVIKSPESWVIPRNKNQSTLNATFSLHINLPGSCHRCYRRGGECTMINDKFRCIGGTKRPNNHQGEKLKLGLGIGGSVILIIILVALFIIIHRMYRRKTSSDLLSRNNSKSDVEFSNVFFKLPIFSYKELQEATDNFSKDRLLGDGGFGTVYYGKVRDGREVAVKRLYEHNYRRLEQFMNEIEILTRLHHKNLVSLYGCTSRRSRELLLVYEFVPNGTVADHLYGETENSRNKCYLTWSMRMSIAIETASALAYLHASDIIHRDVKTANILLDGNFGVKVADFGLSRLCPSDVTHVSTAPQGTPGYVDPEYHRCYHLTDKSDVYSFGVVLVELISSKPAVDINRCKSEINLSSLAINKIQNHATHELIDQSLGYGKNEGVSKMTTMVAELAFRCLQQDSTMRPRMEQVVQELMGIQKEDHKEETLTSHPSPPDRDEASLLKNMKFPCSPISVTDQWTSKSTTPNISAYDC from the exons ATGAAGACTATCTGTGTGTTGGCCTTCTTCTTCTTCCTCCTCTTTCTCATGGCAGAAGCTCAGAGCAGGAACCGGACACGTTGCCGCACATTCTCCTGTGGAAGCCTCGACTTCAAGTTCCCTTTCTTTAGCACAGACATGGAGTCTAGATGCGGTCTGTTCAAGCTGAACTGCAGTGATCACCAGATATCAGAGATACAGCTTGAGGAAAAAGGGGAATGGTATAAAGTCATAAGCGTCTCTCAAGCTAACACCATAACCATTACAGACCCAAGGCTTAACCAAAGCTTGGAAACAGGGTCCTGTACTGACTTGTCAAGCTTCTCTCTTCCAGATTCTCCATGGCTCGAGTTGACCGATTTGTACAAATGCAACGACAGTAGGAAGAATGGTTTCACTTATGCAAATTGCCAAGGAGGAGGAAGCAGCTTGTACTACTCCAAATTGGAAGAACATTCAGGGTGCTCAGTTATCAAGTCTCCAGAGAGCTGGGTGATTCCAAGAAACAAGAACCAGTCTACTCTTAATGCTACTTTCTCTCTTCATATAAACCTGCCTGGAAGCTGCCATCGCTGCTATAGACGAGGAGGAGAATGTACGATGATCAACGACAAGTTCCGCTGTATTGGGGGAACCAAAA GACCAAACAACCACCAAGGAGAGAAGTTAAAGCTAGGATTAG GAATAGGAGGATCTGTCATCTTGATAATCATCTTGGTGGCACTCTTTATCATCATCCATAGGATGTACAGAAGGAAAACAAGTTCAGATCTCCTATCTAGAAACAACTCCAAATCCGACGTTGAGTTTAGCAATGTCTTCTTTAAGCTACCAATCTTCTCCTATAAAGAACTTCAAGAAGCAACAGATAACTTCAGCAAAGACAGGTTACTGGGAGATGGAGGCTTTGGCACTGTCTACTATG GAAAAGTGCGTGATGGACGAGAAGTTGCAGTGAAGCGTCTCTACGAGCACAACTACAGAAGACTTGAGCAGTTCATGAACGAGATAGAGATCCTCACACGTCTCCATCACAAGAACCTAGTCTCCCTCTACGGATGCACCTCGCGCCGGAGCAGAGAGCTTCTCCTTGTATACGAGTTTGTTCCAAACGGTACGGTTGCAGATCATCTCTATGGCGAAACCGAAAACTCGAGAAACAAATGCTACTTAACATGGTCGATGCGCATGAGCATCGCCATAGAAACAGCTAGTGCGTTGGCTTACCTTCACGCTTCTGATATCATTCACCGCGATGTCAAGACTGCAAACATTCTCCTGGACGGTAACTTCGGAGTCAAAGTAGCGGATTTCGGGTTATCGAGGCTGTGTCCGAGTGATGTAACGCATGTTTCAACTGCTCCTCAGGGTACTCCGGGGTATGTTGATCCTGAGTATCATCGATGCTATCATCTAACCGATAAGAGTGATGTATACAGCTTTGGAGTGGTTCTTGTCGAGCTGATATCGTCGAAGCCTGCTGTTGATATAAACAGGTGCAAGAGTGAGATCAACCTATCGAGCTTAGCTATAAACAAGATACAGAACCACGCGACGCACGAGCTGATTGATCAGAGTCTTGGATATGGAAAGAATGAAGGAGTTAGTAAAATGACTACAATGGTGGCAGAGTTGGCTTTTCGGTGCTTGCAGCAAGACAGTACTATGAGGCCGAGAATGGAACAAGTTGTGCAAGAGCTAATGGGAATCCAGAAGGAAGATCACAAAGAAGAGACGCTAACTTCACATCCTTCGCCTCCGGATCGGGACGAGGCTTCGCTTCTAAAGAATATGAAATTTCCATGTTCACCAATCTCTGTGACTGACCAATGGACCAGTAAATCAACTACACCGAATATTAGCGCCTACGACTGCTAA
- the LOC106301253 gene encoding uncharacterized protein LOC106301253, whose protein sequence is MYLPFMLNTRVTPKAKTSSRSLTSVPCNNQPKRNSIFLLKGKEKKNSIFNPRKTLMEIPVINRISDFDVKINSMNDPSLLPELATLPFAVSGVGKLHYAYTFFKWGALLLLSLFASFTITRIKSLVLRLRNVDASLASQSIVYDYDSDSDSSCSSDSDDEEDDSDKEDDSVNGDSRVKRFSYYEENDDKGIDGNVPWLRRCSDSFGDLLSWPDLGGFGSRGVVKLWDNLDLKGSQEVVASFFDKYGVSSSLSPAVLLAAEKKGSDAVEVSAWDAREGFRMPTLLAEWRQPGRLLGKIVRVNAGGVNKIYVEDDANGEITVGDMRMVNGAMTELTESDVVTMVRRRR, encoded by the coding sequence ATGTATCTCCCCTTTATGTTAAATACGCGCGTGACCCCTAAAGCCAAAACCTCTTCTCGTTCTCTAACTTCCGTTCCTTGTAATAACCAACCAAAAAGAAACTCGATCTTCTTGCTAAAAGGAAAAGAAAAAAAAAACTCAATCTTCAACCCAAGAAAAACCCTCATGGAAATACCGGTGATTAACAGAATTAGCGACTTTGACGTGAAGATAAACTCGATGAACGATCCGTCGTTATTACCAGAATTAGCGACTTTGCCGTTTGCCGTCTCCGGAGTTGGAAAGTTACATTATGCTTATACTTTCTTTAAATGGGGCGCTTTATTGCTGCTTTCATTGTTTGCTTCATTCACCATTACTAGAATCAAAAGTTTAGTCCTTAGATTAAGAAATGTAGACGCGTCTCTAGCTTCCCAATCTATTGTCTATGATTACGACAGCGACTCCGACTCATCTTGTTCCTCAGACTCAGACGACGAAGAAGACGACAGTGACAAAGAAGACGACTCGGTCAATGGAGATTCACGCGTTAAAAGATTTAGTTATTACGAGGAAAATGACGACAAGGGTATAGATGGAAATGTACCCTGGCTGCGTCGGTGCAGTGATAGCTTCGGCGACTTGTTGTCCTGGCCTGATCTTGGTGGGTTCGGCTCAAGAGGAGTTGTTAAGCTATGGGACAATCTTGACTTAAAAGGAAGTCAGGAAGTGGTGGCTTCCTTCTTCGACAAGTACGGAGTTTCCTCGTCGTTGTCTCCGGCGGTTTTATTAGCGGCGGAGAAGAAAGGATCCGACGCCGTGGAAGTGAGTGCGTGGGATGCACGCGAAGGTTTCAGAATGCCTACTTTGCTCGCGGAATGGAGACAGCCGGGGAGGTTGCTAGGGAAGATCGTAAGGGTCAACGCCGGTGGCGTTAACAAGATCTACGTTGAGGATGACGCCAACGGGGAGATAACGGTGGGAGACATGAGGATGGTTAACGGTGCGATGACGGAACTGACTGAGTCAGACGTTGTTACAATGGTGAGACGCCGTCGGTGA